From one Anopheles cruzii chromosome 3, idAnoCruzAS_RS32_06, whole genome shotgun sequence genomic stretch:
- the LOC128273536 gene encoding trypsin inhibitor ClTI-1-like, whose product MKWLFLLSFLLCAMLAAAGKYSCPACPANYLPVCGTDGKTYSNECALECTVGPAVKVARSGSC is encoded by the coding sequence ATGAAGTGGCTGTTCCTGTTGAGCTTCCTGCTGTGCGCTATGTTAGCCGCGGCCGGCAAGTACAGCTGTCCCGCCTGTCCGGCCAACTATCTGCCGGTTTGCGGAACCGACGGCAAAACCTACTCGAACGAGTGTGCGCTCGAGTGTACGGTTGGGCCAGCGGTGAAAGTGGCCCGCTCCGGATCGtgctag